Genomic DNA from Buchnera aphidicola (Nurudea shiraii):
AGTTTAAAATATACTGATAGTACTATTCATGCAGTGCAACAACTTTCCAATGACGAAAACTATACATTTGCAGCGTTAGGAAGTGAATCATGCGCAAAAATATACAAATTAAAAATTATAGCTAAAAACATTTCTAATTTAGAAAAAAATATAACTAGATTTATAATACTAAGAAAAAAAAAACAAAATGTACCTATTAATATTCAATCTATTACAACTATTATGATTTCAAGTGGAGAAAATAAAAATTTAATCATAAAAGTAAAAAACATACTCAAAGAACACAATTTAGAAATAAAAAGATTAAAATCTCATATATATTCTCAATCATCTAAAAATGCAAAAATTTTTATTGATATCAAAAATAATATTAATACTAGTCAAATGCAGAAAGCTCTTAAAAAACTAAAAAACATCACCTCAATTAAGATATTAGGATGCTATCCTGAAGATAAATATCTAAATAACTAAAAAAGTTTTATCCTAATGAGCTTCAAACATAAAAACAGCTCTATTTTAACTTCAATTAAAAAATAGAGCACATACAATAACTTTAAAAAATTTAACTTACATACTTTACATATTTTCTTAAGTCAAAAGATATTGAAAAATTATTTATAATATTTTGCCTAAAAATCAATCAAAAATGTTTAAAAAATAAAATTTAATTATTTTACATGTTTAACAAAATATTCAAAAATATATTTTACTTTATAAAAATAATAGCTATTATTTAATTAAATATATTAAAAACAAAAAATATAAATATAATCAAAACTTTATTTATGTAATAAATTATTTAAAATCTTTCTAAATTAATCATAGAGAACACATTATGTTTAGTATTTTAACTAACAAATTTGTAAAAATTTTTAATAAGCTTTCAAGAAAAGGAACATTGACTGAATCAAATATAAAAGAAGCATTAAGAGAAATAAGAATAACTTTATTAGAAGCAGATGTAACATTATCAGTAGTTCAAGATTTTATAAATTTTGTATCAAAAAAATCCATAGGAAATAATGTAAGTACAAGTTTTACTCCAGGACAAGAACTAATAAAGATAGTTAAAAAAGAATTAATATCAATATTAGGAGAAAATAATAGTTCTTTAAATTTATCTAATAAAATTCCAACAATAATCATGTTAGTCGGATTACAAGGACAAGGAAAAACAACTAGCATAGCTAAATTAGGAAGTTTTATTAAAAATAATAATAATAAAAAAATACTAGCAGTGTCTGCAGATACTTATCGACCCGCAGCCATTAAACAACTAGAAATACTTTCAAAACAAGCTAAAATTGACTTTTATCCTTCTAACATGAATGAAGATCCAATAAAAATAGTTAGATCAGCGTTACAATTTTCTAAATTAAAACTATACGATGTATTATTAGTAGACACAGCCGGACGTCTTCATGTAAATCAAACAATGATGCATGAAATAATACAAATAAACAAAACAATTAAACCTACAGAAACTTTGCTAGTAATTGATGCAATGATAGGTCAAGATGCTACAAACATAGCTCATACGTTTAACAAAAGTTTGCCTATTACTGGATTTATCATAACAAAAACAGATAGCGATTGTAGAGCAGGTATTATATTTTCAATGAAATATATTACAAAAAAACCAATTAAATTTATAAGTACAGGTGAGAAACTAAACGAATTTGAGATATTCTACCCAAATAGAATTGTTACTCGAATTCTTGGAATGGGAGATGTATTATCACTGATCGAAAATATTGAAAACAAAATAAGCAAAAAAAATATTAAACAATTAACTAACTCTGTGAAAAATCAAGATAAATTTAATTACAATGATTTATTAATTCAAATAAAACAAATTAAAAAAATTGGAAACATTTCTTCAATATTAAAAAAATTACCTCGAAATCAAAAAACATTTGAACATATTCATAACAATATAAATGAAAAACTATTGTCACAAATGGAAACGATGATTTATTCTATGACTCCAGAAGAAAAATACAAACCAGAGCTCATCAAAGGGTCAAGAAAAAGACGCATTTCGAAAGGATCAGGATTGTCTATACAAACAATAAATTTATTAATAAAGCAATTTAATAATATAAAAAAAATAATGAAAAACATAAAAAAAAACGGAATCAATAAAATAATGAAAAAAATTAGTAATATTATGTATTAATAAATTATACTACTAAATACAAAATATTTTTATCAAATTATTTTAATTTATATTAAACAAGAAACAATTACAACTACTAAAAAGAAGACCAGAATGGTAAAAATTCGATTATCAAGATTAGGAGCAAAAAAGCGTCCTTTTTATCAAATAGTAGTATCTGATAACAGATCACCTAGAAACGGAAAATTTATTGAAAAAATAGGA
This window encodes:
- the ffh gene encoding signal recognition particle protein, which codes for MFSILTNKFVKIFNKLSRKGTLTESNIKEALREIRITLLEADVTLSVVQDFINFVSKKSIGNNVSTSFTPGQELIKIVKKELISILGENNSSLNLSNKIPTIIMLVGLQGQGKTTSIAKLGSFIKNNNNKKILAVSADTYRPAAIKQLEILSKQAKIDFYPSNMNEDPIKIVRSALQFSKLKLYDVLLVDTAGRLHVNQTMMHEIIQINKTIKPTETLLVIDAMIGQDATNIAHTFNKSLPITGFIITKTDSDCRAGIIFSMKYITKKPIKFISTGEKLNEFEIFYPNRIVTRILGMGDVLSLIENIENKISKKNIKQLTNSVKNQDKFNYNDLLIQIKQIKKIGNISSILKKLPRNQKTFEHIHNNINEKLLSQMETMIYSMTPEEKYKPELIKGSRKRRISKGSGLSIQTINLLIKQFNNIKKIMKNIKKNGINKIMKKISNIMY